A section of the Humulus lupulus chromosome 2, drHumLupu1.1, whole genome shotgun sequence genome encodes:
- the LOC133818595 gene encoding probable serine/threonine-protein kinase PBL7 produces MGFTDSMGEPPNASADPFYASSSSTSSSFFEAKDHYCDYNELKIKSILKKMVWELAGLACVLPPRRQRISGKNDETEEKKKEKNLEHNKAWLLAESGGCVGAELTNVDPQSVHSSFRFSFCSQVELDSMNMSSSTAATVLMVNLDNGLCDTRAKELKWRRIESLERSISPVANTLIRFSYGEILTATRCFSKGRVLGRGALSYVFRGRVGILRTSVAIKRLDKEDKESSKAFCRELMIASSLHHPNVVPLVGFCIDPEEGLFLVYKYVSGGSLERHLHEKKRGIKGSATLPWSIRYKVATGIAQSVAYLHNGTERCVVHRDIKPSNILLSSRKTPKLCDFGLATWTSAPSVPFLCKTVKGTFGYLAPEYFQHGKVSDKTDVYALGVVLLELITGRKPIEARRSQGEENLVLWAKPLLHKGKGAIEELLDPRVKCTLRNSNQIARMIEAAAACVTSEESRRPAIGEIIAILKGEEQPFISKRKKSGFLGNGCVIDCYSQSLQTNSEMKSHLALAMLGVSEFEEDDHLYCR; encoded by the exons ATGGGCTTCACTGACTCCATGGGAGAGCCTCCCAATGCTTCAGCTGATCCCTTTTacgcttcttcttcttctacctcttcctctttctttgaAGCAAAAGAccattattgtgactacaatgaGCTGAAAATTAAGTCCATTTTGAAGAAGATGGTGTGGGAACTCGCCGGTTTGGCTTGCGTTCTTCCACCTCGCCGCCAGCGAATCTCCGGCAAGAACGATGAGAccgaagagaagaagaaagaaaagaatttgGAACACAATAAGGCCTGGCTGCTAGCGGAGTCCGGTGGGTGTGTTGGCGCAGAGCTTACGAATGTTGACCCGCAGTCGGTTCACTCGTCTTTCAGGTTCAGCTTCTGCTCTCAGGTCGAGCTCGATTCCATGAACATGAGTTCTTCTACAGCTGCAACTGTTCTAATGGTTAATTTGGATAATGGGCTTTGTGATACTCGAGCAAAAGAGCTCAAATGGCGGAGAATTGAGTCCCTTGAGAGGAGTATATCTCCGGTGGCCAATACTTTGATCAGATTCAGCTACGGAGAAATCCTTACGGCTACTCGATGTTTCTCCAAAG GTAGAGTTTTGGGTAGAGGGGCTTTGAGCTATGTGTTTAGAGGAAGAGTAGGGATTTTGAGAACTTCTGTGGCAATTAAGAGATTGGACAAGGAAGATAAAGAGTCTTCAAAAGCATTTTGTAGAGAATTGATGATTGCTAGCTCTCTTCATCACCCAAACGTTGTTCCCCTTGTTGGGTTCTGTATAGAtccagaggaaggtttgtttttGGTATATAAGTACGTCTCCGGTGGAAGCTTGGAGCGCCATTTGCATG AAAAAAAGAGAGGAATCAAGGGCTCTGCAACACTTCCTTGGTCTATAAGATATAAGGTCGCCACTGGGATTGCTCAGTCAGTAGCTTACTTGCATAATGGAACTGAAAGATGTGTTGTCCATAGAGATATTAAACCCTCAAATATTCTACTTTCTTCCAGGAAAACACCTAAG TTGTGTGATTTTGGATTAGCAACATGGACTTCTGCTCCTTCAGTTCCTTTTCTATGCAAAACTGTTAAAGGAACATTTGG TTACTTGGCTCCTGAGTATTTCCAACATGGGAAGGTATCAGACAAAACCGATGTTTATGCTCTTGGTGTAGTCTTGCTGGAGTTGATAACTGGCCGAAAGCCAATTGAAGCAAGAAGGTCACAAGGGGAGGAGAACTTGGTCCTATGG GCAAAACCCCTCTTGCATAAAGGTAAAGGAGCCATTGAAGAGTTGTTGGATCCAAGGGTCAAATGCAcgttgagaaattcaaatcaaatagCCCGAATGATTGAAGCCGCTGCTGCCTGTGTAACAAGTGAAGAGTCTCGCAGGCCAGCCATTGGTGAGATTATTGCAATTTTGAAAGGTGAGGAACAACCCTTTATATCTAAAAGGAAGAAGTCTGGTTTTCTGGGTAATGGGTGCGTTATTGATTGTTACTCTCAATCACTACAAACAAATAGCGAGATGAAGAGTCATTTAGCTTTGGCCATGTTAGGTGTTTCCGAGTTTGAGGAAGACGATCACCTTTACTGTCGTTGA